Proteins encoded in a region of the Clostridium beijerinckii genome:
- a CDS encoding phage replisome organizer N-terminal domain-containing protein, protein MNMRERKYVKFRVDMYEDTKFKIIDRMPKRDLIHYVWNRIVVLAGKVNQEGELYMSRNIPYTVETLSIEFNREISEVKAALDVLMNLEMIEIVDNNIYKVKNFVKHQNIKVKEKNEIVKKYSEIDHSKSSKIEATEEELKNINGIEIESNSEIAENLRNSKIDRDIETPESLNKGVMFKEEKVDVYNGVNNENNIRTNQDKDEKNNISKHNNSPVILEMKKSQNTDKKNKRARKKKIRDDIVETNENDEFSNVAEEEKEIFCWLTEDEMIPKEGEKVILEMSF, encoded by the coding sequence ATGAATATGAGAGAAAGAAAATATGTTAAATTTAGAGTTGATATGTATGAGGATACAAAATTTAAAATAATAGATAGGATGCCTAAGAGGGATCTTATTCACTATGTTTGGAATAGGATAGTTGTTTTAGCTGGAAAGGTAAATCAAGAGGGAGAACTATATATGTCAAGAAATATTCCATATACAGTAGAGACTTTGTCGATAGAATTTAATAGAGAGATCAGTGAAGTAAAAGCTGCATTAGATGTTCTAATGAATTTGGAAATGATCGAAATCGTAGATAATAATATATACAAGGTGAAAAATTTCGTAAAGCATCAAAATATCAAAGTCAAAGAAAAAAATGAAATTGTGAAAAAATATAGTGAGATTGACCATTCGAAAAGTAGTAAAATAGAAGCTACTGAGGAGGAGTTAAAAAATATAAATGGTATTGAAATAGAAAGCAATAGTGAAATTGCGGAAAACTTAAGAAATAGTAAAATAGATAGAGATATTGAAACTCCAGAAAGTTTAAATAAGGGTGTAATGTTTAAAGAAGAAAAGGTTGATGTTTATAATGGAGTTAATAATGAAAATAATATAAGAACAAACCAAGATAAAGACGAGAAAAATAATATTAGTAAACATAACAATTCTCCTGTAATTTTAGAAATGAAGAAAAGTCAAAATACAGATAAAAAGAATAAAAGAGCAAGGAAGAAGAAAATTAGAGATGATATCGTTGAAACTAATGAAAATGATGAATTTAGTAATGTAGCTGAAGAAGAAAAAGAGATATTCTGTTGGTTAACTGAAGACGAGATGATTCCTAAGGAGGGAGAAAAAGTAATATTGGAAATGTCATTTTAA
- the fliY gene encoding flagellar motor switch phosphatase FliY gives MGMGNNFLSQEEINALLAGEDLASTGAESADTSAGDNKIDTEAISDIDKDLLGEIGNISMGSASTALYQLINQQVNITTPVVSVTTLKEIKEGFETPNIVLDIEYIAGIIGRNILIIKTLDGLVISNLMMGGDGNVTETHDLSEIEISAVSEAMNQMIGSAATSMATMFGRKVDISPPSAKIVVDGSIPISDAIPEDQPIVRVSFRMTIGDIVDSNIMQIFPIETAKNIVAIMTGEDKEKEVAASEPEKDNKKDAIVNKEIYEQPAQVQQQPQQQYQPEPQYQQQYQQPQYEQPRMQQPVEVHAATFEPLVPQNSVPPIKNIDLILDVPLDISVVLGRTKKSIQDILNLGTGSLIELDKLAEEPVEILVNGKQIALGEVVVVDENFGIRITNIVSSVERIKRLK, from the coding sequence ATGGGTATGGGCAATAACTTTTTATCACAAGAAGAAATAAATGCGTTATTAGCAGGTGAAGATTTAGCTTCTACTGGAGCTGAAAGTGCAGATACGTCAGCTGGCGATAATAAAATAGATACCGAAGCTATAAGTGATATTGATAAGGATCTGCTTGGAGAGATCGGAAATATTTCCATGGGATCGGCTTCAACTGCCTTATATCAGCTTATAAATCAGCAAGTTAACATAACTACTCCGGTAGTTAGTGTAACTACGTTGAAAGAAATAAAAGAAGGCTTTGAAACACCAAATATTGTTCTAGATATTGAATATATTGCAGGGATAATAGGAAGAAATATTTTAATTATAAAAACATTAGATGGTTTAGTTATATCTAACCTTATGATGGGCGGAGATGGAAATGTTACTGAAACGCATGATTTGTCTGAAATAGAAATTAGTGCAGTTTCAGAAGCTATGAACCAAATGATAGGCTCTGCAGCTACATCAATGGCTACTATGTTTGGAAGAAAAGTTGACATATCACCACCAAGTGCCAAAATTGTAGTTGATGGATCTATACCGATTTCTGACGCAATACCAGAAGATCAACCAATAGTAAGAGTATCATTTAGAATGACTATTGGAGATATTGTAGATAGTAATATAATGCAGATATTTCCAATAGAGACAGCTAAAAATATTGTTGCAATAATGACTGGGGAAGATAAAGAAAAAGAAGTGGCGGCATCAGAACCAGAAAAAGATAATAAAAAAGATGCAATTGTAAATAAGGAAATATATGAGCAACCAGCTCAAGTTCAACAACAGCCACAACAACAATATCAACCAGAACCTCAATATCAGCAGCAATATCAACAACCACAATATGAGCAGCCAAGAATGCAACAGCCGGTAGAAGTTCATGCAGCAACATTTGAACCGTTAGTACCGCAAAATAGCGTTCCGCCAATAAAGAATATTGACTTAATATTAGATGTTCCTTTAGATATATCTGTAGTTCTAGGAAGAACAAAGAAAAGTATACAGGATATTTTAAATTTAGGAACAGGTTCTTTAATAGAGTTAGATAAACTTGCAGAAGAACCAGTTGAAATATTAGTTAATGGAAAACAAATAGCTTTAGGTGAAGTTGTTGTAGTTGATGAAAACTTTGGAATAAGAATAACAAATATAGTAAGTAGTGTTGAAAGAATAAAGAGATTAAAATAA
- the fliM gene encoding flagellar motor switch protein FliM — protein MADVLSQSEIDALLSALSTGELESEDVGKDEEKHKVKLYDFRSPQKFSKEHIRTLELIHDNYARIISNYLTGQTRQNVKVKIESVEQITYEEFIHSVQNPTIITIFKMAPLSGTIIFETNPQFSLQVIDVLLGGKGNRKAETKEFTDIDKNIMRQVTTGMISNLKLAWDSVLEVEPEVEAIETNPAINQTLAPNDPVALITFSVEMNKRSTFINMCLPYLSVEKILDKLVVQYAFKNDNEASMAESREKLEKGINKVDVEIIAELGTANITVDDFLKLTVGDVIKLDNKSSSPIKVYVGNEECYYAKPGVVGKNAGVMILDITDKEVNGYGQ, from the coding sequence ATGGCAGATGTCTTATCACAAAGTGAAATAGATGCCTTATTGTCTGCCTTATCTACAGGTGAATTAGAGTCAGAAGATGTTGGTAAAGATGAAGAAAAACATAAAGTTAAACTTTATGATTTTAGGAGTCCTCAAAAATTTTCAAAAGAGCATATAAGGACACTTGAATTAATTCATGATAATTATGCAAGAATTATTTCCAACTATTTAACGGGTCAGACTAGGCAAAATGTTAAGGTGAAAATAGAATCTGTAGAGCAGATAACATATGAGGAATTTATTCATTCTGTGCAAAACCCTACCATTATTACAATATTTAAAATGGCTCCATTATCAGGGACAATAATATTTGAAACTAATCCTCAATTTTCTCTTCAAGTAATAGACGTTTTGCTTGGGGGAAAGGGAAATAGAAAAGCTGAAACAAAAGAATTTACAGATATAGACAAGAATATAATGCGACAAGTAACTACCGGAATGATAAGTAATTTAAAATTAGCATGGGATTCGGTATTAGAAGTTGAGCCAGAAGTAGAAGCAATCGAAACTAATCCGGCAATCAATCAAACACTAGCACCTAATGATCCTGTGGCATTAATAACATTTTCAGTAGAAATGAATAAGAGAAGCACATTTATTAATATGTGTCTTCCTTATTTAAGTGTAGAGAAAATATTAGATAAATTAGTAGTACAATATGCATTTAAGAATGATAATGAAGCATCGATGGCTGAATCGAGAGAAAAATTAGAAAAAGGAATCAATAAAGTTGATGTCGAAATTATAGCGGAACTTGGAACTGCTAATATAACAGTAGATGATTTCTTGAAACTAACAGTAGGTGATGTAATTAAACTTGATAATAAGAGTTCATCACCAATAAAAGTATATGTAGGTAATGAAGAATGTTATTATGCTAAGCCGGGTGTAGTAGGAAAGAATGCAGGTGTTATGATTTTAGATATAACGGATAAGGAAGTGAATGGGTATGGGCAATAA
- a CDS encoding chemotaxis protein CheW — protein MQIVVFKLGEEHFAVETDRVQSINDTMGITKVPKAPSYIKGLINLRGSIKSLVDINLLLDVTPGKEQNNIIILTVEDEEIGISVDEVEEVLDIDEKNIQKIEKDAGKAQPYIKGILNYDEKLLTIIDIDKLLN, from the coding sequence ATGCAAATAGTAGTATTCAAACTAGGAGAAGAACATTTTGCAGTAGAAACAGATAGAGTCCAAAGTATCAATGATACTATGGGGATTACAAAAGTTCCTAAGGCTCCGAGTTATATTAAAGGATTAATAAATTTACGTGGGAGCATTAAATCTCTTGTTGACATAAATTTATTACTTGATGTAACTCCTGGAAAAGAACAAAATAATATAATTATTTTAACAGTAGAAGATGAAGAAATTGGAATATCAGTGGATGAGGTTGAAGAAGTTTTAGATATAGACGAGAAAAATATACAGAAAATAGAAAAAGATGCAGGTAAAGCACAGCCTTACATTAAGGGCATATTAAATTATGACGAAAAACTTCTTACAATAATAGATATCGACAAATTATTAAATTAG
- a CDS encoding response regulator, whose amino-acid sequence MARVLIVDDAAFMRMMIKDILEKNDFEIVGEANNGIVAVDLYKKEKPDVVTMDITMPDMDGIEAVKQIKAFDPDAKVIMCSAMGQQSMVMDAIRAGAKDFIVKPFQADRVLEAIKKVVG is encoded by the coding sequence ATGGCTAGAGTTTTAATTGTGGATGATGCAGCGTTCATGAGAATGATGATAAAGGATATCTTAGAAAAAAATGATTTTGAAATAGTAGGTGAAGCAAATAACGGGATAGTTGCAGTAGACCTTTATAAAAAAGAAAAACCAGACGTAGTAACAATGGATATAACTATGCCAGATATGGATGGAATTGAAGCAGTTAAACAAATAAAAGCATTTGATCCAGATGCTAAAGTAATCATGTGTTCAGCAATGGGACAACAATCAATGGTTATGGATGCAATAAGAGCCGGAGCAAAAGACTTTATAGTAAAGCCATTCCAAGCGGATAGAGTTTTAGAAGCTATAAAGAAAGTTGTAGGTTAA
- a CDS encoding chemotaxis protein CheC produces the protein MEYSNLSTLQLDALKEVSNIGAGNAATALSMMMGKKVDMTVPAVNVVRLEEVFQESGECAVAGTVVRVLGDISGNMLLVFEQETAENVIKKLVGSKQSPESEMGSSVLCEIANIISASYMNAIAQLTNLVMAPSVPATSFDMLGAILTTTFIESNQYDEYILDIETVFLDSDTEENIGGHFYYIPMPGSLEKILKSIGIN, from the coding sequence GTGGAGTATTCTAATTTAAGCACTTTGCAATTAGATGCACTTAAAGAAGTTTCTAACATAGGTGCAGGTAATGCAGCAACTGCTCTTTCTATGATGATGGGAAAAAAAGTAGATATGACAGTACCAGCAGTAAACGTAGTAAGACTAGAAGAAGTATTTCAAGAAAGTGGAGAATGTGCTGTAGCTGGAACAGTTGTAAGAGTGCTGGGCGATATTTCAGGAAATATGCTTTTAGTATTCGAACAGGAAACAGCTGAAAATGTAATAAAAAAATTAGTTGGAAGTAAGCAGTCTCCAGAAAGTGAAATGGGAAGTTCTGTATTATGCGAGATAGCAAATATAATATCAGCATCATATATGAATGCTATTGCACAGTTAACTAATCTTGTTATGGCACCATCAGTGCCTGCAACTTCATTTGATATGTTAGGTGCAATACTCACAACTACATTTATTGAGTCCAATCAATATGATGAATATATACTAGATATTGAAACTGTATTCTTAGACAGTGATACAGAAGAGAATATAGGAGGACATTTTTATTATATCCCTATGCCGGGTTCGTTAGAGAAAATATTGAAATCTATAGGAATAAATTAA
- a CDS encoding chemotaxis protein CheA, with translation MDTSQYMSMFLEESLENLQTLNESLLDLEQNPDDTDKVNEIFRVAHTIKGMAATMGFTDLAELTHKMEDVLAEFREGKLKVTQDVVTVLFDCLDTLEKMVDNVQEGSEEKIDIDGIMKALADIKENGNKSNAEEETQASEIKSEDESKMISGDEFDLDLNQYDTSVIRQAREKGFNSIELKVTLSENTLLKSARAFLIVKDLEDHGEILKSDPSTQEIENEEFDFELKFILVTKNTVDEILTVVNGISEVAKVEASLIELEISDIAPKEAEVKEVPQLPELPVIEKAPVEKPAEAKVETKQPAAKKSTQKKEVKKAHQSVRVDLERIDNLMNMVSELVIYRTRLEQIVNVHKSQELNETLEQVGRTTSDLQDLVMKIRMLPLDTVFNRFPRMIRDISVELNKEINFVIEGADTELDRTVIDEIGEPLIHLLRNAADHGIESAEKRIAQGKPPVGTVKLVAYQEGTKALIKVSDDGAGINLERVKAKAEQKGINTEGLSDSDIKNLIFAQGFSTNEVVTDISGRGVGMDVVKTKIAALGGTVDLLSEEGKGSTFVIKLPLTLQIIQALLVKVGEETLAISLGFIDRVIDYKEENIKKSNGKEVIIYRENVIPLVRLNETLDIEASNTDKKFVIIVNVGDKTIGLLVDSLLGQQEIVIKPLGKTLKNLDQYIGATILGNGLVTLILDVGALL, from the coding sequence ATGGATACATCTCAATATATGTCAATGTTTTTAGAGGAGTCATTAGAAAATTTACAAACATTGAACGAATCACTATTAGATTTAGAACAAAATCCAGATGATACAGATAAGGTTAATGAAATATTTAGAGTTGCTCACACAATTAAGGGAATGGCAGCGACTATGGGATTTACTGATTTAGCAGAGCTTACCCATAAGATGGAAGATGTATTAGCTGAATTCAGAGAAGGAAAACTAAAAGTAACTCAGGATGTAGTGACAGTATTGTTCGATTGTCTTGATACATTAGAAAAGATGGTTGACAATGTTCAAGAAGGTTCTGAGGAAAAAATAGATATAGATGGAATAATGAAAGCTTTAGCTGACATAAAAGAAAATGGAAACAAGAGTAACGCAGAAGAGGAAACGCAAGCTAGTGAAATTAAGTCAGAAGATGAAAGTAAAATGATATCAGGTGATGAATTTGATTTAGATTTAAATCAATATGATACATCTGTTATTAGACAAGCTAGAGAAAAAGGATTTAACTCTATTGAATTAAAAGTAACATTAAGTGAAAACACTTTATTAAAATCAGCAAGAGCATTTTTAATAGTTAAAGATCTTGAAGATCACGGAGAAATATTAAAATCAGACCCATCAACTCAAGAAATTGAAAATGAAGAGTTTGATTTTGAATTGAAATTTATCTTAGTAACTAAAAATACTGTAGATGAAATATTAACTGTTGTAAATGGAATTTCAGAAGTTGCAAAAGTTGAAGCTTCTTTAATAGAATTAGAAATTTCAGATATAGCTCCAAAAGAAGCAGAAGTAAAAGAAGTGCCACAGCTACCAGAGCTACCGGTTATAGAAAAGGCTCCAGTAGAAAAGCCAGCTGAAGCAAAAGTTGAGACAAAGCAACCAGCTGCTAAAAAGTCCACTCAAAAGAAAGAAGTTAAGAAAGCACATCAATCAGTAAGAGTTGACTTAGAGAGAATAGATAATTTAATGAATATGGTTTCTGAGCTTGTAATTTATAGAACTAGATTAGAACAAATCGTAAATGTTCATAAATCACAAGAGTTAAATGAAACATTGGAACAAGTAGGAAGAACAACATCTGATCTTCAAGATTTGGTTATGAAGATTAGAATGCTTCCATTAGATACAGTATTCAATAGATTCCCAAGAATGATAAGGGATATATCAGTAGAATTAAATAAGGAAATTAACTTTGTTATAGAAGGTGCGGATACTGAACTTGATAGAACTGTTATTGATGAAATAGGTGAACCATTAATACACTTATTAAGAAACGCAGCGGATCATGGTATAGAGTCTGCTGAAAAGAGAATTGCACAAGGCAAGCCTCCAGTTGGAACAGTAAAGTTGGTTGCTTATCAAGAAGGCACTAAAGCATTAATAAAGGTATCAGATGATGGTGCAGGAATAAATCTTGAAAGAGTAAAAGCTAAAGCAGAGCAAAAGGGAATAAACACAGAAGGATTATCAGATAGTGATATTAAGAACTTGATTTTCGCTCAAGGATTTAGTACTAATGAAGTTGTAACAGATATCTCAGGAAGAGGAGTTGGAATGGATGTTGTTAAAACAAAAATTGCAGCACTCGGTGGTACTGTAGATCTACTAAGTGAAGAAGGTAAAGGTTCAACTTTTGTAATTAAGCTTCCACTTACATTACAAATAATACAAGCTTTACTTGTAAAGGTAGGAGAGGAAACATTAGCAATATCATTAGGATTTATTGATAGAGTAATTGACTATAAAGAGGAAAATATAAAGAAAAGTAATGGAAAAGAAGTTATTATTTATAGAGAAAATGTAATTCCATTAGTAAGATTAAATGAAACTTTAGATATAGAGGCTAGTAATACTGATAAGAAATTTGTTATAATAGTTAATGTAGGTGATAAAACTATAGGTTTATTAGTCGATTCATTACTTGGGCAACAAGAAATAGTTATAAAACCACTCGGAAAAACATTAAAGAATTTAGATCAGTATATTGGTGCGACTATACTTGGTAATGGTTTAGTAACGCTGATACTAGATGTAGGGGCATTATTATAA
- a CDS encoding CheR family methyltransferase, with protein MDFNEFHKWVHKELGINLSAYKPEQLNRRINSLMTRVGIKTLDEYSKSIKSNPEQRQKFLDFITINVTEFFRNPELFTDLEKQIAKELLPNNSSLKIWSAACSIGCEPYSLGIILDKLAPNGRHNIIATDIDDTILSRAKLGEYTQNEMKGVNNTDLSKYFKVRDDKYYVESKIKNMVTFKKHDLILDRYDTGFDLIVCRNVVIYFNNDVKQEIYKKFSNSLKKGGLLFVGATESIYNYRDYGFEKASTFIYKKI; from the coding sequence ATGGATTTTAATGAATTTCACAAATGGGTTCATAAAGAGTTGGGTATAAATTTATCAGCATATAAGCCAGAACAGCTAAATAGAAGAATAAACAGCTTAATGACAAGAGTTGGTATAAAAACATTAGATGAATATTCCAAGTCTATAAAAAGTAATCCAGAGCAAAGACAAAAGTTTCTAGATTTCATAACAATAAACGTAACAGAATTTTTTAGAAATCCAGAATTATTTACTGATTTAGAAAAACAAATTGCAAAGGAGTTACTACCAAATAATTCAAGTCTTAAAATTTGGAGTGCAGCTTGTTCAATAGGCTGTGAACCATATTCATTAGGAATAATATTGGATAAGTTAGCGCCAAATGGAAGACATAATATAATAGCTACAGATATAGATGATACTATACTTTCTAGAGCAAAGCTTGGAGAATATACTCAAAATGAAATGAAAGGTGTAAATAATACAGATTTAAGTAAATATTTTAAAGTAAGGGACGATAAATATTATGTAGAGTCTAAAATTAAGAATATGGTAACTTTTAAGAAACATGATTTGATTTTAGACAGATATGATACTGGCTTTGATTTAATTGTTTGTAGAAATGTAGTTATTTATTTTAATAATGATGTTAAACAGGAAATTTATAAAAAATTCAGTAACTCATTAAAAAAGGGTGGGCTTTTATTTGTAGGAGCTACAGAGAGCATTTATAATTATAGAGACTATGGATTTGAAAAAGCGTCAACCTTTATTTATAAAAAGATATAG
- a CDS encoding protein-glutamate methylesterase/protein-glutamine glutaminase, which produces MGKIKIIVVDDSAFMRKAISDMIESESNFEVIAKFRDGRELVEKVEKYNPDLITLDVHMRDLDGLATLKELKRLGKNYPVIMLSSSTTEGSELTLECLDNGAISFITKPSGSISLDIAKVKNNLIEQIKSITSNVNPRKKLTSLETNKNNQITNNEIGLNNPNIIKEKTIHRVSSIPKNKKIDAVVIGASTGGPKALQEVLTKLPENLGVPVFVVQHMPEGFTKVFSERLDKACKMKVVEAAEGMRISNDTIYIAKGGQHMTVGSNNLIHLNEEPPIWGVRPAVDKLFNSAIKVYRGNLISVILTGMGRDGADGTANIKDNGGITISEDKSTCTIYGMPKAAFETGKVDLVAPLNEIAENIVKIIKQL; this is translated from the coding sequence GTGGGTAAGATAAAGATTATTGTTGTTGATGATTCGGCTTTTATGAGAAAGGCCATATCAGATATGATAGAATCAGAAAGTAATTTTGAAGTTATAGCTAAATTTAGAGATGGAAGAGAATTGGTTGAGAAGGTAGAGAAGTACAATCCGGACCTTATCACATTAGATGTACATATGAGGGATTTAGATGGACTTGCAACTCTTAAAGAATTAAAAAGACTTGGGAAAAATTATCCTGTAATAATGCTTAGTAGTTCAACGACAGAAGGATCGGAACTAACTTTAGAATGTTTAGATAATGGTGCTATTAGCTTTATAACTAAGCCATCAGGAAGTATTTCGCTAGATATAGCAAAAGTTAAAAATAACTTAATAGAACAAATAAAGAGTATAACCAGCAATGTTAATCCTAGAAAGAAGTTAACAAGTTTAGAAACTAATAAAAATAACCAAATAACTAATAATGAGATTGGTTTAAATAATCCCAATATAATAAAAGAAAAAACTATACATAGGGTAAGCAGTATACCTAAAAATAAAAAAATAGATGCAGTTGTAATTGGAGCATCTACTGGAGGTCCTAAGGCTCTTCAGGAAGTATTAACCAAATTACCTGAAAATTTAGGGGTACCGGTTTTTGTAGTTCAGCACATGCCAGAAGGATTTACAAAAGTATTTTCTGAAAGATTAGATAAAGCTTGCAAGATGAAAGTGGTTGAAGCGGCAGAAGGTATGAGAATTAGTAATGATACCATATATATTGCCAAGGGTGGTCAACATATGACTGTGGGTTCAAATAATTTAATTCACTTAAATGAAGAGCCGCCTATATGGGGAGTGAGACCAGCAGTTGACAAGTTATTTAATTCTGCTATAAAAGTGTACAGAGGAAATTTAATATCTGTAATTCTTACAGGAATGGGCAGAGACGGTGCTGATGGGACTGCAAACATAAAAGATAATGGTGGTATAACAATTTCAGAGGATAAATCTACATGTACAATTTATGGTATGCCAAAGGCTGCATTTGAAACTGGAAAAGTAGATTTAGTGGCTCCACTTAATGAAATAGCTGAAAATATAGTAAAAATAATTAAACAGTTATAG
- a CDS encoding chemotaxis protein CheD: MVSAEVKVGIADLNLVLDPGTIMTIGLGSCIGIALYDRAVKVAGLAHIMLPDSTQFKSSTNPMKFADLAIPLLIDKMEKQGCKKRNLVAKIAGGASMFNFSDKSIISDIGKRNSDAVKKSLKEESIPIIAEEIGGNKGRTMILYASDGKVILKVVGHGIVEL, translated from the coding sequence ATGGTAAGTGCAGAAGTAAAAGTTGGAATAGCTGATCTAAATTTAGTACTCGACCCAGGAACAATAATGACAATAGGACTCGGATCATGTATAGGAATCGCCTTATATGATAGGGCAGTTAAGGTGGCAGGATTAGCACATATAATGCTTCCTGATAGTACACAATTTAAAAGTAGTACAAACCCCATGAAATTTGCAGATTTAGCTATTCCACTACTAATTGATAAAATGGAAAAGCAAGGGTGTAAAAAGAGAAATCTCGTAGCTAAAATAGCTGGAGGAGCTTCAATGTTTAATTTTTCTGATAAGAGCATAATAAGCGATATTGGAAAAAGGAATAGTGATGCAGTGAAGAAAAGCTTAAAAGAGGAATCTATTCCTATAATTGCTGAGGAGATAGGTGGAAATAAAGGTAGAACTATGATCCTTTACGCTAGTGATGGAAAAGTAATACTTAAAGTTGTAGGGCATGGAATTGTAGAATTGTAA
- a CDS encoding chemotaxis protein CheW, which produces MSSNDVKILIFGLNGEHYATDIKEVERILGYEEPTILPDSPSFVKGVINYEQSILPIISLSKKFNFGEDEENENRKIIVVKRDENKFGIIVENVYEVRDVSSDLMEEAPPITATIDKRYIAGLIKLKDNIVILLDLEKILSSEDEEKIF; this is translated from the coding sequence ATGTCAAGTAATGATGTGAAAATTTTAATATTTGGATTAAATGGAGAGCATTACGCAACAGATATAAAAGAAGTTGAGAGGATTTTAGGATATGAAGAGCCAACAATTCTTCCTGATTCGCCTAGTTTTGTAAAGGGAGTAATAAATTATGAACAAAGTATACTTCCAATAATTAGCTTATCCAAAAAGTTTAATTTTGGAGAAGATGAAGAAAATGAAAATAGAAAAATAATAGTTGTAAAAAGAGATGAAAATAAATTCGGAATTATTGTAGAAAATGTTTACGAAGTGCGAGATGTTAGTAGTGATTTAATGGAAGAAGCACCTCCTATAACAGCAACAATAGACAAAAGATATATAGCAGGTTTAATAAAATTAAAGGATAATATAGTTATTTTATTAGACTTAGAAAAGATACTGTCTTCAGAGGATGAAGAAAAAATCTTTTAG